TTAAGAAGAATGACTTTAAAGCATTTGGTGTTTACCGAATTGTTTTAGGAATCATTGTACTATTATTCTTCTATGTGGTAAAACCACTGTTATTTTAAAAGAAGCTTCGGCTTCTTTTTTTAAATCACAATACAACACACAGTTGTAAAGGGGTGTGTGTGTTAAAATATAAACATAAGAAAATGAGGAAGGACTGTCGACATGAAAAAAATCATTTGTATTTGTTTGATGCTAGGAATCGTTACTGGGTGTGCAGATCGTGGTAAAACTGCGACCTCAGTGAAACCTCATCCCATCGATAAAGAGGTTCATAAACTTCCACCCGTTAAGCCAAATACAGAAAATCCTAATCATCTTCCGGATGTCTCATTTGAAGATGCTGTTGAATTTTATTTTTCGTTGCATGATGAAGCTTCAATTATTACAGAGATTGCCTATCGCCCCCTCCATGAAGAAGGGGTCTATGAAGTTAAGGCGGCAATTGAAGACAGTGAAGTTGAAATTGTATTTAATAATAATCACGACATTCTTTCAGAGACAAATGAATATTTAGACCACAAAGAACAGGTTGAAGTTGAACGCGATGGATTTACCCGTGATGAGCTTGAAACTATAATTCCTGTGTCCGAAGCAATGCATCAAGCCCTAACTTTTAAACCAGGACATTTTGTTGAAGTTGAACTCAAAAAAGATAAAGATACCTTAGTTTATGAAATTGAGATTGTGGGTGCACATCAAAAATCGATCGACATCAAGGTTGATGCGATTACCGGGAAGGTTTTGCGCAAAGATTAGTTCGTGAAAGTTAGAAAGCAGTATGATGAGAAAAATTAAACTATTCATTGCCATAAGTTTGGATGGCTATATCGCAGATGAGAAAGGTTCAATTAATTGGTTGGAATCGTATAACTCTGTGGATGATGATACCTATGAAATGTTTTATAAAACAGTTGATACGGTTGTAATGGGTCGAAAAACCTACAAACAAGTTACCGAAGAACTTTCACCAGATGTGTATCCCTATGAGGATTCATTTACCTATGTTGTTTCATCACAGGATATCAAACCACGTAATAACATGGCACTCATCTCGGAAGATGTTATTGGAGTACTTAATGAAATCAAGCAACAAGAAGGAAAAGATATCTGGATTGTTGGAGGTGGAATGCTAGTTTCAGCACTTGTGGAGGCATCCATTATTGATGAATATTGGATTGCTGCTGCACCTATTTTACTGGGTAAGGGTATCCCATTATTTGATGAATCGATAAACAGTCACCAACTTAATCTGATTGAAAGTTATACGAAGGGTCAGTTGGTTTATATGAAGTATCAAAAGCGCGCTTAATTGCGCTTTTTTTGTTGTTTTAATACGCAATCAATTTTATTATGAAATAAGTGTGAAAAATGACTGCGAATGTCCTTGACTTGTCCATGTGGCAGTTGTATTATAAGTGGAATGACACACTTATGTCGCAAAGAGGTTATGATGAAACAACAAGAAATTATTAGAAGAACTGTTCCCTTTATAATTATGAATCCCACTGCTACAGTGAACGATATCGCAAAAAATGCCGGTATCAGTCGTGCTACGTTTCACCGTACATTTACTGGACGTGACGAGCTTTATGATGTCATGGCTCGTGCATGTATTGAGGAAATTGATACAGCGCTTAAAGGTCTTGAACGTAAACTGGATTTATTTGAATCTTTAAAAGATATTGTGGATGTGTTAATTGAACTGGGTGATCGGGTGTATTTTTTGTATTATTATCCAGATGGCTTAAATTCAGATGAGTTACGTCAAGAATGTCATGCAATCTTAAAACCACTCTATACAGTTGTGATCAAGATGTATAAAAAGAAGATGTTGAATCAAAATGTTAATGAGGGTTGGATTATTAATACGATCAATAATTACGTTTCGATTGCTTGGGTTCAAGTGTATGTGGGTAATGTAACACAAGCAGAAGCGGTTGAAAACACCATGCAAATGTT
This genomic stretch from Erysipelothrix rhusiopathiae harbors:
- a CDS encoding PepSY domain-containing protein, whose product is MKKIICICLMLGIVTGCADRGKTATSVKPHPIDKEVHKLPPVKPNTENPNHLPDVSFEDAVEFYFSLHDEASIITEIAYRPLHEEGVYEVKAAIEDSEVEIVFNNNHDILSETNEYLDHKEQVEVERDGFTRDELETIIPVSEAMHQALTFKPGHFVEVELKKDKDTLVYEIEIVGAHQKSIDIKVDAITGKVLRKD
- a CDS encoding dihydrofolate reductase family protein; its protein translation is MRKIKLFIAISLDGYIADEKGSINWLESYNSVDDDTYEMFYKTVDTVVMGRKTYKQVTEELSPDVYPYEDSFTYVVSSQDIKPRNNMALISEDVIGVLNEIKQQEGKDIWIVGGGMLVSALVEASIIDEYWIAAAPILLGKGIPLFDESINSHQLNLIESYTKGQLVYMKYQKRA
- a CDS encoding TetR/AcrR family transcriptional regulator, whose amino-acid sequence is MKQQEIIRRTVPFIIMNPTATVNDIAKNAGISRATFHRTFTGRDELYDVMARACIEEIDTALKGLERKLDLFESLKDIVDVLIELGDRVYFLYYYPDGLNSDELRQECHAILKPLYTVVIKMYKKKMLNQNVNEGWIINTINNYVSIAWVQVYVGNVTQAEAVENTMQMLLHGVVAY